One Cygnus atratus isolate AKBS03 ecotype Queensland, Australia chromosome 6, CAtr_DNAZoo_HiC_assembly, whole genome shotgun sequence DNA segment encodes these proteins:
- the CFLAR gene encoding CASP8 and FADD-like apoptosis regulator isoform X1 yields MTKCQVPAVLIHQIEEELDKEEGEIMVFLCRDLVPDLATADLRELLMALNEREKLSLLGLSELLYRVKRFDLLRRILKTEKITVEFNLARSPRLVPDYRVLMVEINENLEKEEVGSLVFLLRDYVPRMKLAKDKSFLALVIDLEKLNLVAPNQLDLIEECFQSIHRIDLIKKIKKYKQEAFMSSVHSQPVYVNALQASLPNLSLIDPPYNSEIKNMNKEKSQNGQSFFQEEPVHMSIQESGPASHKVLNDQYRMQSQPLGICLIIDCIGNDTDVLEETFRGLGYDVRCHRHLDMDAMNKTLLEVAGLQKHRNCDSFICILVSRGNPQSIFCTDETFTGFPLEQIKKYFLADSCPELRGKPKLFFIQSYIVPENEQECTSLLEIDGNDDKMMANAKIPLKLTIPQVADVFWSQCKVDVSTIEKSPTSSSYYLRCLAELLRNPHKRKLSILDIHTELNRKVYEWNKTTDPSQQYSLLLQHTLRKKLFLSPT; encoded by the exons ATGACCAAGTGCCAAGTGCCAGCTGTTCTTATTCACCAAATTGAAGAAGAATTGGATAAAGAAGAAGGTGAGATAATGGTTTTCCTTTGCCGAGACCTTGTTCCTGACTTGGCTACTGCTGACCTGAGAGAGCTTTTGATGGCTCTGAATGAGAGGGAGAAACTATCTCTTCTTGGATTGTCTGAGCTACTGTACAGGGTTAAGAGGTTTGATTTGCTGAGAAGGATCTTGAAGACTGAGAAAATAACTGTGGAGTTTAACCTTGCCAGGAGTCCTAGACTTGTCCCCGATTACAG GGTACTAATGGTAGAGATTAATGAGaatctggaaaaagaagaagtgGGTTCTCTTGTTTTTCTACTCAGAGATTATGTACCTCGTATGAAATTGGCAAAAGATAAG AGTTTTTTAGCTCTAGTGATTGACTTAGAGAAACTAAATTTGGTGGCTCCTAATCAACTGGATCTGATAGAAGAGTGTTTCCAAAGTATTCACAGGATAGACCTGATTAAGAAGATTAAGAAGTACAAACAAGAAG cttttatgtCCTCCGTTCATTCTCAGCCAGTGTATGTAAATGCACTTCAGGCATCTCTCCCTAATCTCAGTCTGATTGATCCTCCTTACAATTCAGAG atCAAGaacatgaacaaagaaaaatcacaaaatggaCAAAGTTTTTTTCAAG AAGAACCAGTCCACATGTCCATTCAAGAATCAGGACCAGCATCTCATAAG GTGTTAAATGATCAGTACAGAATGCAAAGTCAACCTTTAGGAATATGCCTGATCATAGATTGTATTGGTAATGACACGG atgtgctggAAGAGACCTTTAGAGGCTTAGGCTATGATGTTCGTTGCCACAGACATTTAGATATGGATGCCATGAATAAAACATTGCTTGAAGTTGCAGGGTTACAGAAGCACAGGAATTGTGACAGCTTCATTTGCATATTGGTCAGCCGTGGAAATCCTCAGAGCATCTTCTGTACAGATGAGACTTTTACTGGATTCCCTTTggaacaaataaagaaatactttttggCAGACTCATGTCCTGAACTCCGAGGAAAACCAAAGCTCTTCTTTATTCAGAGCTATATTGTTCCCGAAAATGAGCAAGAATGTACTAGTCTGTTGGAAATAGATGGAAATGATGATAAAATGATGGCTAATGCAAAAATTCCTTTGAAACTCACTATTCCCCAAGTAGCAGACGTCTTTTGGAGTCAGTGCAAGGTGGATGTGTCTACAATAGAAAAATCTCCAACTTCATCCTCATATTATCTGCGTTGTCTGGCTGAGCTACTCCGTAATCCTCataaaag GAAACTGTCTATATTAGATATCCATACGGAACTGAACAGAAAAGTCTATGAATGGAATAAGACCACAGACCCAAGCCAACAATATtcacttctgctccagcacacactgaggaaaaaactttttctttctcccacttAA
- the CFLAR gene encoding CASP8 and FADD-like apoptosis regulator isoform X2, translating to MVEINENLEKEEVGSLVFLLRDYVPRMKLAKDKSFLALVIDLEKLNLVAPNQLDLIEECFQSIHRIDLIKKIKKYKQEAFMSSVHSQPVYVNALQASLPNLSLIDPPYNSEIKNMNKEKSQNGQSFFQEEPVHMSIQESGPASHKVLNDQYRMQSQPLGICLIIDCIGNDTDVLEETFRGLGYDVRCHRHLDMDAMNKTLLEVAGLQKHRNCDSFICILVSRGNPQSIFCTDETFTGFPLEQIKKYFLADSCPELRGKPKLFFIQSYIVPENEQECTSLLEIDGNDDKMMANAKIPLKLTIPQVADVFWSQCKVDVSTIEKSPTSSSYYLRCLAELLRNPHKRKLSILDIHTELNRKVYEWNKTTDPSQQYSLLLQHTLRKKLFLSPT from the exons ATGGTAGAGATTAATGAGaatctggaaaaagaagaagtgGGTTCTCTTGTTTTTCTACTCAGAGATTATGTACCTCGTATGAAATTGGCAAAAGATAAG AGTTTTTTAGCTCTAGTGATTGACTTAGAGAAACTAAATTTGGTGGCTCCTAATCAACTGGATCTGATAGAAGAGTGTTTCCAAAGTATTCACAGGATAGACCTGATTAAGAAGATTAAGAAGTACAAACAAGAAG cttttatgtCCTCCGTTCATTCTCAGCCAGTGTATGTAAATGCACTTCAGGCATCTCTCCCTAATCTCAGTCTGATTGATCCTCCTTACAATTCAGAG atCAAGaacatgaacaaagaaaaatcacaaaatggaCAAAGTTTTTTTCAAG AAGAACCAGTCCACATGTCCATTCAAGAATCAGGACCAGCATCTCATAAG GTGTTAAATGATCAGTACAGAATGCAAAGTCAACCTTTAGGAATATGCCTGATCATAGATTGTATTGGTAATGACACGG atgtgctggAAGAGACCTTTAGAGGCTTAGGCTATGATGTTCGTTGCCACAGACATTTAGATATGGATGCCATGAATAAAACATTGCTTGAAGTTGCAGGGTTACAGAAGCACAGGAATTGTGACAGCTTCATTTGCATATTGGTCAGCCGTGGAAATCCTCAGAGCATCTTCTGTACAGATGAGACTTTTACTGGATTCCCTTTggaacaaataaagaaatactttttggCAGACTCATGTCCTGAACTCCGAGGAAAACCAAAGCTCTTCTTTATTCAGAGCTATATTGTTCCCGAAAATGAGCAAGAATGTACTAGTCTGTTGGAAATAGATGGAAATGATGATAAAATGATGGCTAATGCAAAAATTCCTTTGAAACTCACTATTCCCCAAGTAGCAGACGTCTTTTGGAGTCAGTGCAAGGTGGATGTGTCTACAATAGAAAAATCTCCAACTTCATCCTCATATTATCTGCGTTGTCTGGCTGAGCTACTCCGTAATCCTCataaaag GAAACTGTCTATATTAGATATCCATACGGAACTGAACAGAAAAGTCTATGAATGGAATAAGACCACAGACCCAAGCCAACAATATtcacttctgctccagcacacactgaggaaaaaactttttctttctcccacttAA
- the NDUFB3 gene encoding NADH dehydrogenase [ubiquinone] 1 beta subcomplex subunit 3, whose product MAHGSERGHGQTELPDYRQWKVEGTPLEDVQRRLAKRGLRDPWARNEVWRYMGGYAKPVTLMEIFTRGLKWGFAAFVVALGIEYTLFPPKKNGGHH is encoded by the exons ATGGCGCATGGAAGTGAACGTGGCCATGGCCAAACAGAACTCCCCGACTACAGGCAGTGGAAGGTGGAGGGTACTCCACTAGAGGATGTCCAGAGAAGGCTGGCTAAACGTGGTCTTAGGGATCCATGGGCTCG tAATGAAGTCTGGAGGTATATGGGTGGCTATGCAAAACCTGTCACCTTAATGGAAATCTTTACTAGAGGACTCAAGTGGGGATTTGCAGCTTTCGTGGTTGCTCTTGGCATTGAGTATACACTGTTTCCCCCAAAGAAGAATGGAGGCCATCACTAA